One region of Tamandua tetradactyla isolate mTamTet1 chromosome 6, mTamTet1.pri, whole genome shotgun sequence genomic DNA includes:
- the CNTROB gene encoding centrobin isoform X3: MEASVPSPSSPLRSEDLLSDASDPPGLSQVSSEVTSQLYASLRLSRQAEATARAQLYLPSSTPPSHEVLEGLAQELSHSLSVGLENNLKKKDGSKHIFEMESVRSQLQSILQTSRDTNYRDPLAPGASSERQEEDSFDSDSTASLLNSAQALEELFPRYASLRPGPSLNPPDVQGLRDALDSEHTRRKHCEHHIQSLQTRVLELQQQLAVAVAADRKKDIMIEQLDKTLARVVEGWNRHEAERTEVLRGLQEERQAAELTRSKQQETVTRLEQSLSEAIQALNREQEGARQQQRERESLEEERQALTLSLELEQQRCQALEEERDEAQAGRLSEHRQLETLQTALEAERQTWAQQEHQLKERFQALQEEIQAQLEREKGNAQRETQASREAQQQLALVQSEVRRLEGELDTARRERDSLQLEMSLVQARYESQRIQMESELAVQLEQQVTERLAQAQESNLRQAASLREHHRKQLQDLNEQHQQELASQLAQFKVEMVEREERQQQVAQDYELRLAREQARVRDLQSGNQQLEEQRVELIERLQAMLQAHWDEANQLLSNTIPPPNPLLSSAQAPTAASSIPGPQEPGKGERRMWTMPPVAVALKPTLQQSRDARDALPEVPPALCSPSPDLSLLLGPEFQSQHSFQPLEPKPDLTPSTAGAFSAAVGTFHPDHRAERPFPEEDPRRDGDSFLKQGLPPPSQLQGLKHFLHQSSRKPYHLSSQLLETVPQNNENPSVDPLPPKSGPLTVPSWEEVPQVPRLPPPVHKTKVPLAMASSLFRAPELPSAHSHGSGPSSGSPEGGRDGLPSPRQLMDLSQLFQLYQARGWGALPAEDLLLYLKRPEHSGVDGQGDNVPRRNTDSRLGEIPRKEISSQSIPRRLAAAPKTEKPQGRKKSGHPVSSSMRSRGGIWR; this comes from the exons ATGGAGGCATCAGTTCCCAGCCCCAGTTCACCTCTCCGTTCTGAGGATCTCCTGAGCGATGCATCAGACCCCCCAGGGCTGAGCCAAGTGTCTTCTGAGGTGACATCCCAGCTCTATGCCTCTTTGCGCCTTAGTCGTCAAGCAGAAGCCACAGCCCGAGCCCAGCTGTATTTACCCTCCTCTACCCCACCTTCTCATGAGGTATTAGAGGGCTTGGCCCAAGAGCTGAGCCACAGTTTGTCAGTTGGATTGGAGAACAACTTGAAAAAAAAG GATGGTTCCAAGCATATCTTTGAGATGGAAAGTGTCCGGAGTCAGCTCCAGAGCATTCTCCAAACCTCGCGGGATACAAACTATC GGGATCCTCTTGCTCCAGGTGCTAGCTCAGAAAGACAGGAAGAGGACTCCTTTGACAGTGACAGCACAGCCAGCTTGCTCAA CTCAGCACAAGCACTGGAGGAGTTGTTTCCTCGCTATGCCAGCCTTCGGCCAGGGCCCTCACTCAATCCTCCAGATGTTCAGGGCCTAAGAGATGCATTGGATTCAGAGCATACCCGCCGCAAG CATTGTGAGCACCATATTCAGAGCCTGCAAACCCGAGTGTTGGAGCTACAGCAGCAGttggctgtggctgtggctgcTGACCGCAAAAAAGACATCATGATTGAACAGCTGGACAAG ACGCTTGCCCGTGTAGTGGAGGGCTGGAATCGGCATGAGGCTGAACGAACAGAGGTGCTTCGGGGACTTCAGGAGGAACGTCAGGCAGCTGAACTCACCCGAAGCAAGCAGCAGGAG ACAGTAACCCGCCTGGAGCAAAGCCTTTCCGAGGCCATACAGGCCCTGAACCGTGAGCAGGAAGGTGCCAGACAGCAGCAACGGGAAAGAGAGTCATTG GAAGAGGAAAGGCAAGCGCTGACTCTGAGCTTGGAGCTAGAACAGCAGCGATGCCAGGCCCTGGAGGAAGAACGGGATGAAGCTCAAGCTGGGCGGCTCAGTGAGCATCGACAGTTAGAGACACTTCAGACTGCTTTAGAAGCGGAGCGGCAGACCTGGGCCCAGCAAGAGCACCAGCTTAAGGAACGCTTCCAGGCACTGCAGGAGGAGATCCAGGCTCAGTTGGAAAGGGAGAAG GGGAATGCCCAAAGAGAGACCCAAGCATCTCGGGAGGCCCAGCAACAATTGGCACTTGTGCAGTCTGAGGTGCGGCGGTTAGAAGGAGAGCTGGATACAGCACGGAGGGAGAGAGATTCTCTGCAGCTGGAAATGAGCTTGGTGCAG GCCCGGTATGAAAGCCAGCGGATCCAAATGGAGTCGGAGCTGGCTGTGCAGCTGGAGCAGCAAGTGACAGAGCGGTTGGCCCAGGCTCAGGAGAGCAACCTCCGGCAAGCAGCCTCCCTAAGGGAACATCACAG GAAGCAACTGCAGGACCTAAATGAACAGCACCAGCAGGAATTGGCTTCTCAGTTGGCTCAGTTCAAGGTGGAAATGGTAGAACGAGAAGAACGGCAGCAGCAGGTGGCTCAGGACTATGAGCTCAG aCTGGCCCGGGAGCAAGCCCGAGTGCGGGACCTGCAGAGTGGGAACCAGCAGCTGGAGGAGCAGCGGGTGGAACTGATAGAACGACTCCAAGCCATGCTGCAGGCCCACTGGGATGAGGCAAACCAGCTACTCAGCAACACCATCCCACCTCCTAACCCTCTG CTCTCTTCTGCCCAGGCCCCTACTGCTGCCTCCTCCATCCCCGGGCCTCAGGAACCAGGAAAGGGGGAGAGAAGGATGTGGACAATGCCACCTGTGGCCGTGGCCCTGAAACCTACACTGCAGCAGAGTCGGGATGCAAGGGATGCGCTGCCAGAAGTGCCTCCTGCTCTCTGCAGCCCCTCCCCAGACCTTAGCCTTCTACTGGGTCCGGAATTCCAAAGCCAACATTCCTTCCAGCCCCTGGAGCCAAAGCCAGATCTTACTCCATCCACAG CTGGGGCCTTCTCCGCTGCAGTTGGGACCTTCCATCCTGATCACAGGGCAGAACGGCCATTCCCCGAGGAAGATCCTAGACGTGATGGGGACAGTTTCCTAAAGCAAGGGCTGCCTCCCCCTTCTCAGCTGCAGGGCCTCAAGCATTTTTTGCATCAG TCTTCTAGGAAACCTTACCATCTTTCTTCCCAGCTGCTGGAGACAGTACCCCAGAACAATGAGAACCCTTCTGTTGATCCCTTGCCCCCTAAATCTG GTCCTCTGACTGTCCCGTCTTGGGAGGAAGTCCCTCAGGTGCCACGCCTTCCACCCCCTGTCCATAAAACTAAAGTTCCCTTAGCCATGGCATCTAGTCTCTTCCGGGCGCCTGAGCTTCCCTCAGCCCACTCACATGGCAGTGGTCCCAGCAGTGGCTCCCCAGAGGGAG GTAGAGATGGGCTGCCTTCCCCCAGGCAGCTGATGGATTTGTCGCAGCTGTTCCAACTATACCAAGCTCGGGGCTGGGGCGCGCTGCCTGCTGAGGACCTGCTGCTCTACCTGAAGAGGCCGGAACACAGCGG GGTTGATGGCCAAGGGGATAACGTCCCCCGAAGGAACACAGACTCCCGCTTGGGCGAGATCCCCCGGAAAGAG ATATCCTCCCAGTCTATCCCTCGCCGCCTTGCTGCAGCTCCTAAGACTGAAAAACCTCAAGGACGGAAGAAAAGTGGGCACCCTGTCTCCAGTAGCATGAGGAGTCGGGGGGGCATCTGGAGATAG
- the CNTROB gene encoding centrobin isoform X2 yields the protein MEASVPSPSSPLRSEDLLSDASDPPGLSQVSSEVTSQLYASLRLSRQAEATARAQLYLPSSTPPSHEVLEGLAQELSHSLSVGLENNLKKKDGSKHIFEMESVRSQLQSILQTSRDTNYRDPLAPGASSERQEEDSFDSDSTASLLNTRPLQDLSPSSSAQALEELFPRYASLRPGPSLNPPDVQGLRDALDSEHTRRKHCEHHIQSLQTRVLELQQQLAVAVAADRKKDIMIEQLDKTLARVVEGWNRHEAERTEVLRGLQEERQAAELTRSKQQETVTRLEQSLSEAIQALNREQEGARQQQRERESLEEERQALTLSLELEQQRCQALEEERDEAQAGRLSEHRQLETLQTALEAERQTWAQQEHQLKERFQALQEEIQAQLEREKGNAQRETQASREAQQQLALVQSEVRRLEGELDTARRERDSLQLEMSLVQARYESQRIQMESELAVQLEQQVTERLAQAQESNLRQAASLREHHRKQLQDLNEQHQQELASQLAQFKVEMVEREERQQQVAQDYELRLAREQARVRDLQSGNQQLEEQRVELIERLQAMLQAHWDEANQLLSNTIPPPNPLLSSAQAPTAASSIPGPQEPGKGERRMWTMPPVAVALKPTLQQSRDARDALPEVPPALCSPSPDLSLLLGPEFQSQHSFQPLEPKPDLTPSTAGAFSAAVGTFHPDHRAERPFPEEDPRRDGDSFLKQGLPPPSQLQGLKHFLHQLLETVPQNNENPSVDPLPPKSGPLTVPSWEEVPQVPRLPPPVHKTKVPLAMASSLFRAPELPSAHSHGSGPSSGSPEGGRDGLPSPRQLMDLSQLFQLYQARGWGALPAEDLLLYLKRPEHSGVDGQGDNVPRRNTDSRLGEIPRKEISSQSIPRRLAAAPKTEKPQGRKKSGHPVSSSMRSRGGIWR from the exons ATGGAGGCATCAGTTCCCAGCCCCAGTTCACCTCTCCGTTCTGAGGATCTCCTGAGCGATGCATCAGACCCCCCAGGGCTGAGCCAAGTGTCTTCTGAGGTGACATCCCAGCTCTATGCCTCTTTGCGCCTTAGTCGTCAAGCAGAAGCCACAGCCCGAGCCCAGCTGTATTTACCCTCCTCTACCCCACCTTCTCATGAGGTATTAGAGGGCTTGGCCCAAGAGCTGAGCCACAGTTTGTCAGTTGGATTGGAGAACAACTTGAAAAAAAAG GATGGTTCCAAGCATATCTTTGAGATGGAAAGTGTCCGGAGTCAGCTCCAGAGCATTCTCCAAACCTCGCGGGATACAAACTATC GGGATCCTCTTGCTCCAGGTGCTAGCTCAGAAAGACAGGAAGAGGACTCCTTTGACAGTGACAGCACAGCCAGCTTGCTCAA TACCCGGCCCTTGCAAGACTTATCTCCATCTAGCTCAGCACAAGCACTGGAGGAGTTGTTTCCTCGCTATGCCAGCCTTCGGCCAGGGCCCTCACTCAATCCTCCAGATGTTCAGGGCCTAAGAGATGCATTGGATTCAGAGCATACCCGCCGCAAG CATTGTGAGCACCATATTCAGAGCCTGCAAACCCGAGTGTTGGAGCTACAGCAGCAGttggctgtggctgtggctgcTGACCGCAAAAAAGACATCATGATTGAACAGCTGGACAAG ACGCTTGCCCGTGTAGTGGAGGGCTGGAATCGGCATGAGGCTGAACGAACAGAGGTGCTTCGGGGACTTCAGGAGGAACGTCAGGCAGCTGAACTCACCCGAAGCAAGCAGCAGGAG ACAGTAACCCGCCTGGAGCAAAGCCTTTCCGAGGCCATACAGGCCCTGAACCGTGAGCAGGAAGGTGCCAGACAGCAGCAACGGGAAAGAGAGTCATTG GAAGAGGAAAGGCAAGCGCTGACTCTGAGCTTGGAGCTAGAACAGCAGCGATGCCAGGCCCTGGAGGAAGAACGGGATGAAGCTCAAGCTGGGCGGCTCAGTGAGCATCGACAGTTAGAGACACTTCAGACTGCTTTAGAAGCGGAGCGGCAGACCTGGGCCCAGCAAGAGCACCAGCTTAAGGAACGCTTCCAGGCACTGCAGGAGGAGATCCAGGCTCAGTTGGAAAGGGAGAAG GGGAATGCCCAAAGAGAGACCCAAGCATCTCGGGAGGCCCAGCAACAATTGGCACTTGTGCAGTCTGAGGTGCGGCGGTTAGAAGGAGAGCTGGATACAGCACGGAGGGAGAGAGATTCTCTGCAGCTGGAAATGAGCTTGGTGCAG GCCCGGTATGAAAGCCAGCGGATCCAAATGGAGTCGGAGCTGGCTGTGCAGCTGGAGCAGCAAGTGACAGAGCGGTTGGCCCAGGCTCAGGAGAGCAACCTCCGGCAAGCAGCCTCCCTAAGGGAACATCACAG GAAGCAACTGCAGGACCTAAATGAACAGCACCAGCAGGAATTGGCTTCTCAGTTGGCTCAGTTCAAGGTGGAAATGGTAGAACGAGAAGAACGGCAGCAGCAGGTGGCTCAGGACTATGAGCTCAG aCTGGCCCGGGAGCAAGCCCGAGTGCGGGACCTGCAGAGTGGGAACCAGCAGCTGGAGGAGCAGCGGGTGGAACTGATAGAACGACTCCAAGCCATGCTGCAGGCCCACTGGGATGAGGCAAACCAGCTACTCAGCAACACCATCCCACCTCCTAACCCTCTG CTCTCTTCTGCCCAGGCCCCTACTGCTGCCTCCTCCATCCCCGGGCCTCAGGAACCAGGAAAGGGGGAGAGAAGGATGTGGACAATGCCACCTGTGGCCGTGGCCCTGAAACCTACACTGCAGCAGAGTCGGGATGCAAGGGATGCGCTGCCAGAAGTGCCTCCTGCTCTCTGCAGCCCCTCCCCAGACCTTAGCCTTCTACTGGGTCCGGAATTCCAAAGCCAACATTCCTTCCAGCCCCTGGAGCCAAAGCCAGATCTTACTCCATCCACAG CTGGGGCCTTCTCCGCTGCAGTTGGGACCTTCCATCCTGATCACAGGGCAGAACGGCCATTCCCCGAGGAAGATCCTAGACGTGATGGGGACAGTTTCCTAAAGCAAGGGCTGCCTCCCCCTTCTCAGCTGCAGGGCCTCAAGCATTTTTTGCATCAG CTGCTGGAGACAGTACCCCAGAACAATGAGAACCCTTCTGTTGATCCCTTGCCCCCTAAATCTG GTCCTCTGACTGTCCCGTCTTGGGAGGAAGTCCCTCAGGTGCCACGCCTTCCACCCCCTGTCCATAAAACTAAAGTTCCCTTAGCCATGGCATCTAGTCTCTTCCGGGCGCCTGAGCTTCCCTCAGCCCACTCACATGGCAGTGGTCCCAGCAGTGGCTCCCCAGAGGGAG GTAGAGATGGGCTGCCTTCCCCCAGGCAGCTGATGGATTTGTCGCAGCTGTTCCAACTATACCAAGCTCGGGGCTGGGGCGCGCTGCCTGCTGAGGACCTGCTGCTCTACCTGAAGAGGCCGGAACACAGCGG GGTTGATGGCCAAGGGGATAACGTCCCCCGAAGGAACACAGACTCCCGCTTGGGCGAGATCCCCCGGAAAGAG ATATCCTCCCAGTCTATCCCTCGCCGCCTTGCTGCAGCTCCTAAGACTGAAAAACCTCAAGGACGGAAGAAAAGTGGGCACCCTGTCTCCAGTAGCATGAGGAGTCGGGGGGGCATCTGGAGATAG
- the CNTROB gene encoding centrobin isoform X1, whose translation MEASVPSPSSPLRSEDLLSDASDPPGLSQVSSEVTSQLYASLRLSRQAEATARAQLYLPSSTPPSHEVLEGLAQELSHSLSVGLENNLKKKDGSKHIFEMESVRSQLQSILQTSRDTNYRDPLAPGASSERQEEDSFDSDSTASLLNTRPLQDLSPSSSAQALEELFPRYASLRPGPSLNPPDVQGLRDALDSEHTRRKHCEHHIQSLQTRVLELQQQLAVAVAADRKKDIMIEQLDKTLARVVEGWNRHEAERTEVLRGLQEERQAAELTRSKQQETVTRLEQSLSEAIQALNREQEGARQQQRERESLEEERQALTLSLELEQQRCQALEEERDEAQAGRLSEHRQLETLQTALEAERQTWAQQEHQLKERFQALQEEIQAQLEREKGNAQRETQASREAQQQLALVQSEVRRLEGELDTARRERDSLQLEMSLVQARYESQRIQMESELAVQLEQQVTERLAQAQESNLRQAASLREHHRKQLQDLNEQHQQELASQLAQFKVEMVEREERQQQVAQDYELRLAREQARVRDLQSGNQQLEEQRVELIERLQAMLQAHWDEANQLLSNTIPPPNPLLSSAQAPTAASSIPGPQEPGKGERRMWTMPPVAVALKPTLQQSRDARDALPEVPPALCSPSPDLSLLLGPEFQSQHSFQPLEPKPDLTPSTAGAFSAAVGTFHPDHRAERPFPEEDPRRDGDSFLKQGLPPPSQLQGLKHFLHQSSRKPYHLSSQLLETVPQNNENPSVDPLPPKSGPLTVPSWEEVPQVPRLPPPVHKTKVPLAMASSLFRAPELPSAHSHGSGPSSGSPEGGRDGLPSPRQLMDLSQLFQLYQARGWGALPAEDLLLYLKRPEHSGVDGQGDNVPRRNTDSRLGEIPRKEISSQSIPRRLAAAPKTEKPQGRKKSGHPVSSSMRSRGGIWR comes from the exons ATGGAGGCATCAGTTCCCAGCCCCAGTTCACCTCTCCGTTCTGAGGATCTCCTGAGCGATGCATCAGACCCCCCAGGGCTGAGCCAAGTGTCTTCTGAGGTGACATCCCAGCTCTATGCCTCTTTGCGCCTTAGTCGTCAAGCAGAAGCCACAGCCCGAGCCCAGCTGTATTTACCCTCCTCTACCCCACCTTCTCATGAGGTATTAGAGGGCTTGGCCCAAGAGCTGAGCCACAGTTTGTCAGTTGGATTGGAGAACAACTTGAAAAAAAAG GATGGTTCCAAGCATATCTTTGAGATGGAAAGTGTCCGGAGTCAGCTCCAGAGCATTCTCCAAACCTCGCGGGATACAAACTATC GGGATCCTCTTGCTCCAGGTGCTAGCTCAGAAAGACAGGAAGAGGACTCCTTTGACAGTGACAGCACAGCCAGCTTGCTCAA TACCCGGCCCTTGCAAGACTTATCTCCATCTAGCTCAGCACAAGCACTGGAGGAGTTGTTTCCTCGCTATGCCAGCCTTCGGCCAGGGCCCTCACTCAATCCTCCAGATGTTCAGGGCCTAAGAGATGCATTGGATTCAGAGCATACCCGCCGCAAG CATTGTGAGCACCATATTCAGAGCCTGCAAACCCGAGTGTTGGAGCTACAGCAGCAGttggctgtggctgtggctgcTGACCGCAAAAAAGACATCATGATTGAACAGCTGGACAAG ACGCTTGCCCGTGTAGTGGAGGGCTGGAATCGGCATGAGGCTGAACGAACAGAGGTGCTTCGGGGACTTCAGGAGGAACGTCAGGCAGCTGAACTCACCCGAAGCAAGCAGCAGGAG ACAGTAACCCGCCTGGAGCAAAGCCTTTCCGAGGCCATACAGGCCCTGAACCGTGAGCAGGAAGGTGCCAGACAGCAGCAACGGGAAAGAGAGTCATTG GAAGAGGAAAGGCAAGCGCTGACTCTGAGCTTGGAGCTAGAACAGCAGCGATGCCAGGCCCTGGAGGAAGAACGGGATGAAGCTCAAGCTGGGCGGCTCAGTGAGCATCGACAGTTAGAGACACTTCAGACTGCTTTAGAAGCGGAGCGGCAGACCTGGGCCCAGCAAGAGCACCAGCTTAAGGAACGCTTCCAGGCACTGCAGGAGGAGATCCAGGCTCAGTTGGAAAGGGAGAAG GGGAATGCCCAAAGAGAGACCCAAGCATCTCGGGAGGCCCAGCAACAATTGGCACTTGTGCAGTCTGAGGTGCGGCGGTTAGAAGGAGAGCTGGATACAGCACGGAGGGAGAGAGATTCTCTGCAGCTGGAAATGAGCTTGGTGCAG GCCCGGTATGAAAGCCAGCGGATCCAAATGGAGTCGGAGCTGGCTGTGCAGCTGGAGCAGCAAGTGACAGAGCGGTTGGCCCAGGCTCAGGAGAGCAACCTCCGGCAAGCAGCCTCCCTAAGGGAACATCACAG GAAGCAACTGCAGGACCTAAATGAACAGCACCAGCAGGAATTGGCTTCTCAGTTGGCTCAGTTCAAGGTGGAAATGGTAGAACGAGAAGAACGGCAGCAGCAGGTGGCTCAGGACTATGAGCTCAG aCTGGCCCGGGAGCAAGCCCGAGTGCGGGACCTGCAGAGTGGGAACCAGCAGCTGGAGGAGCAGCGGGTGGAACTGATAGAACGACTCCAAGCCATGCTGCAGGCCCACTGGGATGAGGCAAACCAGCTACTCAGCAACACCATCCCACCTCCTAACCCTCTG CTCTCTTCTGCCCAGGCCCCTACTGCTGCCTCCTCCATCCCCGGGCCTCAGGAACCAGGAAAGGGGGAGAGAAGGATGTGGACAATGCCACCTGTGGCCGTGGCCCTGAAACCTACACTGCAGCAGAGTCGGGATGCAAGGGATGCGCTGCCAGAAGTGCCTCCTGCTCTCTGCAGCCCCTCCCCAGACCTTAGCCTTCTACTGGGTCCGGAATTCCAAAGCCAACATTCCTTCCAGCCCCTGGAGCCAAAGCCAGATCTTACTCCATCCACAG CTGGGGCCTTCTCCGCTGCAGTTGGGACCTTCCATCCTGATCACAGGGCAGAACGGCCATTCCCCGAGGAAGATCCTAGACGTGATGGGGACAGTTTCCTAAAGCAAGGGCTGCCTCCCCCTTCTCAGCTGCAGGGCCTCAAGCATTTTTTGCATCAG TCTTCTAGGAAACCTTACCATCTTTCTTCCCAGCTGCTGGAGACAGTACCCCAGAACAATGAGAACCCTTCTGTTGATCCCTTGCCCCCTAAATCTG GTCCTCTGACTGTCCCGTCTTGGGAGGAAGTCCCTCAGGTGCCACGCCTTCCACCCCCTGTCCATAAAACTAAAGTTCCCTTAGCCATGGCATCTAGTCTCTTCCGGGCGCCTGAGCTTCCCTCAGCCCACTCACATGGCAGTGGTCCCAGCAGTGGCTCCCCAGAGGGAG GTAGAGATGGGCTGCCTTCCCCCAGGCAGCTGATGGATTTGTCGCAGCTGTTCCAACTATACCAAGCTCGGGGCTGGGGCGCGCTGCCTGCTGAGGACCTGCTGCTCTACCTGAAGAGGCCGGAACACAGCGG GGTTGATGGCCAAGGGGATAACGTCCCCCGAAGGAACACAGACTCCCGCTTGGGCGAGATCCCCCGGAAAGAG ATATCCTCCCAGTCTATCCCTCGCCGCCTTGCTGCAGCTCCTAAGACTGAAAAACCTCAAGGACGGAAGAAAAGTGGGCACCCTGTCTCCAGTAGCATGAGGAGTCGGGGGGGCATCTGGAGATAG
- the CNTROB gene encoding centrobin isoform X5, with product MVPSISLRWKVSGVSSRAFSKPRGIQTIVRDPLAPGASSERQEEDSFDSDSTASLLNTRPLQDLSPSSSAQALEELFPRYASLRPGPSLNPPDVQGLRDALDSEHTRRKHCEHHIQSLQTRVLELQQQLAVAVAADRKKDIMIEQLDKTLARVVEGWNRHEAERTEVLRGLQEERQAAELTRSKQQETVTRLEQSLSEAIQALNREQEGARQQQRERESLEEERQALTLSLELEQQRCQALEEERDEAQAGRLSEHRQLETLQTALEAERQTWAQQEHQLKERFQALQEEIQAQLEREKGNAQRETQASREAQQQLALVQSEVRRLEGELDTARRERDSLQLEMSLVQARYESQRIQMESELAVQLEQQVTERLAQAQESNLRQAASLREHHRKQLQDLNEQHQQELASQLAQFKVEMVEREERQQQVAQDYELRLAREQARVRDLQSGNQQLEEQRVELIERLQAMLQAHWDEANQLLSNTIPPPNPLLSSAQAPTAASSIPGPQEPGKGERRMWTMPPVAVALKPTLQQSRDARDALPEVPPALCSPSPDLSLLLGPEFQSQHSFQPLEPKPDLTPSTAGAFSAAVGTFHPDHRAERPFPEEDPRRDGDSFLKQGLPPPSQLQGLKHFLHQLLETVPQNNENPSVDPLPPKSGPLTVPSWEEVPQVPRLPPPVHKTKVPLAMASSLFRAPELPSAHSHGSGPSSGSPEGGRDGLPSPRQLMDLSQLFQLYQARGWGALPAEDLLLYLKRPEHSGVDGQGDNVPRRNTDSRLGEIPRKEISSQSIPRRLAAAPKTEKPQGRKKSGHPVSSSMRSRGGIWR from the exons ATGGTTCCAAGCATATCTTTGAGATGGAAAGTGTCCGGAGTCAGCTCCAGAGCATTCTCCAAACCTCGCGGGATACAAACTATCGTGA GGGATCCTCTTGCTCCAGGTGCTAGCTCAGAAAGACAGGAAGAGGACTCCTTTGACAGTGACAGCACAGCCAGCTTGCTCAA TACCCGGCCCTTGCAAGACTTATCTCCATCTAGCTCAGCACAAGCACTGGAGGAGTTGTTTCCTCGCTATGCCAGCCTTCGGCCAGGGCCCTCACTCAATCCTCCAGATGTTCAGGGCCTAAGAGATGCATTGGATTCAGAGCATACCCGCCGCAAG CATTGTGAGCACCATATTCAGAGCCTGCAAACCCGAGTGTTGGAGCTACAGCAGCAGttggctgtggctgtggctgcTGACCGCAAAAAAGACATCATGATTGAACAGCTGGACAAG ACGCTTGCCCGTGTAGTGGAGGGCTGGAATCGGCATGAGGCTGAACGAACAGAGGTGCTTCGGGGACTTCAGGAGGAACGTCAGGCAGCTGAACTCACCCGAAGCAAGCAGCAGGAG ACAGTAACCCGCCTGGAGCAAAGCCTTTCCGAGGCCATACAGGCCCTGAACCGTGAGCAGGAAGGTGCCAGACAGCAGCAACGGGAAAGAGAGTCATTG GAAGAGGAAAGGCAAGCGCTGACTCTGAGCTTGGAGCTAGAACAGCAGCGATGCCAGGCCCTGGAGGAAGAACGGGATGAAGCTCAAGCTGGGCGGCTCAGTGAGCATCGACAGTTAGAGACACTTCAGACTGCTTTAGAAGCGGAGCGGCAGACCTGGGCCCAGCAAGAGCACCAGCTTAAGGAACGCTTCCAGGCACTGCAGGAGGAGATCCAGGCTCAGTTGGAAAGGGAGAAG GGGAATGCCCAAAGAGAGACCCAAGCATCTCGGGAGGCCCAGCAACAATTGGCACTTGTGCAGTCTGAGGTGCGGCGGTTAGAAGGAGAGCTGGATACAGCACGGAGGGAGAGAGATTCTCTGCAGCTGGAAATGAGCTTGGTGCAG GCCCGGTATGAAAGCCAGCGGATCCAAATGGAGTCGGAGCTGGCTGTGCAGCTGGAGCAGCAAGTGACAGAGCGGTTGGCCCAGGCTCAGGAGAGCAACCTCCGGCAAGCAGCCTCCCTAAGGGAACATCACAG GAAGCAACTGCAGGACCTAAATGAACAGCACCAGCAGGAATTGGCTTCTCAGTTGGCTCAGTTCAAGGTGGAAATGGTAGAACGAGAAGAACGGCAGCAGCAGGTGGCTCAGGACTATGAGCTCAG aCTGGCCCGGGAGCAAGCCCGAGTGCGGGACCTGCAGAGTGGGAACCAGCAGCTGGAGGAGCAGCGGGTGGAACTGATAGAACGACTCCAAGCCATGCTGCAGGCCCACTGGGATGAGGCAAACCAGCTACTCAGCAACACCATCCCACCTCCTAACCCTCTG CTCTCTTCTGCCCAGGCCCCTACTGCTGCCTCCTCCATCCCCGGGCCTCAGGAACCAGGAAAGGGGGAGAGAAGGATGTGGACAATGCCACCTGTGGCCGTGGCCCTGAAACCTACACTGCAGCAGAGTCGGGATGCAAGGGATGCGCTGCCAGAAGTGCCTCCTGCTCTCTGCAGCCCCTCCCCAGACCTTAGCCTTCTACTGGGTCCGGAATTCCAAAGCCAACATTCCTTCCAGCCCCTGGAGCCAAAGCCAGATCTTACTCCATCCACAG CTGGGGCCTTCTCCGCTGCAGTTGGGACCTTCCATCCTGATCACAGGGCAGAACGGCCATTCCCCGAGGAAGATCCTAGACGTGATGGGGACAGTTTCCTAAAGCAAGGGCTGCCTCCCCCTTCTCAGCTGCAGGGCCTCAAGCATTTTTTGCATCAG CTGCTGGAGACAGTACCCCAGAACAATGAGAACCCTTCTGTTGATCCCTTGCCCCCTAAATCTG GTCCTCTGACTGTCCCGTCTTGGGAGGAAGTCCCTCAGGTGCCACGCCTTCCACCCCCTGTCCATAAAACTAAAGTTCCCTTAGCCATGGCATCTAGTCTCTTCCGGGCGCCTGAGCTTCCCTCAGCCCACTCACATGGCAGTGGTCCCAGCAGTGGCTCCCCAGAGGGAG GTAGAGATGGGCTGCCTTCCCCCAGGCAGCTGATGGATTTGTCGCAGCTGTTCCAACTATACCAAGCTCGGGGCTGGGGCGCGCTGCCTGCTGAGGACCTGCTGCTCTACCTGAAGAGGCCGGAACACAGCGG GGTTGATGGCCAAGGGGATAACGTCCCCCGAAGGAACACAGACTCCCGCTTGGGCGAGATCCCCCGGAAAGAG ATATCCTCCCAGTCTATCCCTCGCCGCCTTGCTGCAGCTCCTAAGACTGAAAAACCTCAAGGACGGAAGAAAAGTGGGCACCCTGTCTCCAGTAGCATGAGGAGTCGGGGGGGCATCTGGAGATAG